In one Acidobacteriota bacterium genomic region, the following are encoded:
- the cas7u gene encoding type I-U CRISPR-associated RAMP protein Csb1/Cas7u produces MTDKLQQMLDALEDQPRLLVEASLHPVQGDRFQPTGFPDLGAAVYKRPDGTPMLLVESAQSMANRLEAVCWDDAKDEIAEPLKGLPHVVVDLGNTRKTSSIREAHRLNSIYIITDKVFRENLLTSIQQVDGGEVNRRALAKGVFKLDPCSLLHGVFFARKDIAGGRARLQRLLSSFIEAINVAPATSGGVKNETVDPTGVDALARYSGIEQKKNLDAAKSIPYPRTEYVAESVVAYFNLDLASMRGYGLGDPANRLLVALSIYKIVKFLEGGMRLRTACDFELKCLAVKRPEGLSFAPSVELLQELQSSLPNLIKDCDFGESPKTLITAPTLTEKALKKAREALKKAEKEKDVSTDNAAALTNPEGDAQ; encoded by the coding sequence ATGACCGACAAACTGCAACAGATGCTCGACGCGCTGGAAGACCAACCTCGCTTACTTGTGGAGGCATCACTTCACCCAGTTCAAGGAGATCGCTTCCAGCCGACGGGGTTTCCAGACCTGGGCGCAGCAGTCTACAAACGACCGGATGGCACGCCGATGCTGCTGGTTGAGTCGGCGCAGTCAATGGCCAACCGCCTCGAAGCGGTCTGCTGGGACGACGCGAAAGACGAAATCGCGGAGCCGCTAAAGGGGTTGCCGCATGTCGTTGTCGATTTGGGCAACACCCGGAAAACCAGTTCGATTCGGGAAGCACACCGGCTAAACTCGATTTATATCATCACCGATAAGGTGTTCAGAGAAAATCTCCTGACTTCGATTCAACAGGTGGATGGAGGCGAGGTGAATCGAAGGGCTCTAGCGAAGGGCGTTTTCAAGCTGGACCCTTGCTCGCTTCTGCATGGAGTCTTCTTTGCTAGAAAAGACATAGCAGGGGGACGCGCTCGATTGCAGCGCCTTCTCTCAAGTTTCATTGAAGCGATCAACGTAGCTCCCGCAACCAGCGGCGGAGTCAAAAATGAAACTGTTGACCCAACGGGCGTTGATGCTCTCGCTCGCTACTCCGGGATCGAGCAGAAGAAAAATCTCGATGCAGCCAAGAGTATCCCTTATCCAAGAACTGAATACGTAGCCGAGAGCGTTGTCGCCTACTTCAACCTCGATCTCGCTTCCATGCGCGGTTACGGACTGGGCGACCCCGCCAACAGGTTGCTGGTCGCGCTCTCCATCTACAAGATAGTGAAATTCCTCGAAGGCGGAATGCGACTTAGAACCGCCTGTGATTTTGAACTGAAGTGCCTGGCCGTCAAGCGTCCCGAGGGACTCTCTTTCGCTCCCTCGGTGGAGCTTCTTCAGGAACTTCAATCGAGCTTACCCAATTTGATTAAGGATTGTGATTTTGGCGAGTCGCCCAAGACCCTCATAACGGCGCCGACTCTGACTGAGAAGGCATTGAAGAAGGCCCGAGAGGCGTTGAAGAAGGCTGAGAAGGAGAAGGATGTCTCGACGGATAACGCCGCCGCCTTAACCAACCCAGAAGGAGATGCGCAATGA
- the csb2 gene encoding type I-U CRISPR-associated protein Csb2, which produces MIAIKMRFLAGRLHATPWGHHVNEGVVEYPPSLFRLLRSLIATARRACLNEVTEEQLRRIVAALRTPPEFHLPLAAVAHTRHYDNAHGTPKKQTDGKITVVDIPFFFDTFVALGPQDELSWVWHEANLDEADRVALATLLTALGTFGRAESWCEAELLGDGEVEGLSANLEINSLPFDSTTSLSGQETIRLLMPHEELDADKLMKVLETDTSTMRKNKQLEPTGTHWVTYARPAGILTPRQFSPERRRSKTKTVTLVAHYALDSTVLPLVQDSLPFAEQVRRALIRNRVDTSHSEAITGKLTDGTPLEGHEHAHYFPTDEDHDGRIDHITIYAPRGFDEGDLEALGSLRTIFRSGNRPEVRMVLTGLGGQEMLSDVSIFGKEVSIFAEARRWRSVTPFSLPRFPNRGGGKPPRPRDLPEGQLIRELKNRGLPEPVSIKRVKGYQVEGRPLVRWLEFHTTRYNGTKGNGLAGFEIEFPEPVRGPIAVGFACHFGLGLFLPVS; this is translated from the coding sequence ATGATCGCCATCAAAATGCGGTTTCTCGCGGGCAGGCTGCACGCTACGCCCTGGGGGCATCACGTGAACGAAGGCGTCGTTGAGTACCCGCCATCATTGTTTCGCTTGCTGCGTTCGCTGATTGCCACAGCACGCCGCGCGTGTCTGAATGAGGTTACGGAGGAGCAACTGCGTCGGATCGTGGCCGCGCTGCGCACACCGCCGGAGTTTCATTTGCCACTGGCTGCGGTCGCCCACACGCGTCATTACGACAACGCGCACGGAACACCAAAGAAACAAACAGACGGAAAGATCACAGTAGTAGACATTCCGTTCTTTTTTGACACGTTCGTTGCGCTCGGCCCGCAAGATGAACTCTCTTGGGTGTGGCATGAAGCCAACCTTGACGAAGCCGACCGCGTAGCGCTAGCGACGCTGCTAACTGCCCTCGGCACTTTTGGGCGTGCAGAATCTTGGTGCGAGGCGGAACTGCTCGGCGATGGAGAAGTGGAAGGGCTTTCTGCAAATCTCGAGATCAACAGTCTGCCGTTTGATAGCACCACCAGTCTCAGCGGACAAGAGACCATCCGCTTGTTGATGCCCCATGAGGAACTGGATGCTGACAAACTGATGAAGGTTCTTGAGACTGATACATCAACAATGCGCAAGAACAAACAACTTGAACCGACTGGAACGCATTGGGTGACCTACGCGCGACCGGCGGGCATCCTAACGCCGCGCCAGTTCAGTCCGGAACGCAGAAGGAGCAAAACGAAAACCGTAACCTTGGTGGCGCACTACGCGCTCGATTCAACGGTGCTGCCGCTGGTTCAGGACTCCCTGCCCTTCGCTGAGCAAGTTCGACGAGCGCTCATTCGCAATCGAGTTGATACCTCTCATTCCGAAGCCATTACCGGCAAACTCACCGACGGGACTCCGCTCGAAGGGCACGAGCACGCTCATTACTTCCCTACCGACGAGGATCACGACGGGCGGATCGATCACATCACCATCTATGCTCCGCGAGGCTTCGATGAAGGCGACCTGGAAGCGCTCGGGTCCCTCAGAACTATCTTTCGTTCGGGGAATCGGCCCGAAGTCAGAATGGTGCTCACCGGGCTTGGCGGACAAGAGATGCTCTCGGACGTTTCGATCTTTGGAAAAGAGGTTTCGATCTTCGCCGAGGCTCGGCGCTGGAGATCGGTCACGCCGTTCTCGCTGCCGCGCTTTCCCAATCGAGGAGGCGGTAAACCTCCAAGGCCTCGCGATCTTCCCGAAGGGCAACTCATTCGCGAGCTGAAGAATCGCGGGCTGCCCGAGCCCGTCTCGATCAAGCGTGTCAAAGGCTATCAAGTCGAAGGCCGGCCATTGGTGCGATGGTTGGAGTTTCATACAACGAGATACAACGGGACGAAGGGCAACGGCTTAGCCGGGTTCGAGATCGAGTTTCCAGAGCCGGTGCGCGGCCCAATCGCGGTAGGCTTCGCCTGTCACTTCGGGCTGGGATTGTTTCTGCCAGTCTCGTAG
- a CDS encoding transposase, translating to MYDYRKMTPAQRAEIVEHRRRRHQPLHSPPHWDLGISDTYLVSAACFEHAQIIGKQPARMSDCEDCVLAACRQAATETYAWCVLPNHYHLLVRTDDLKRLTKTLGQFHGRSSYEWNQEDGARGRKVWHRAFDRAIRSDRHFWATVNYIHHNPVHHGYVDKWQDWIWSSAKEFLELVGRDEATRIWGEYPLLDYGKKWDV from the coding sequence ATGTACGACTATCGTAAAATGACCCCTGCCCAGCGCGCCGAAATCGTCGAGCACCGCCGACGCCGCCATCAGCCGCTTCACTCGCCGCCCCATTGGGACCTTGGAATCAGCGACACGTACCTCGTCAGCGCTGCCTGCTTCGAGCACGCTCAAATAATCGGAAAACAGCCAGCCCGGATGAGCGATTGCGAAGACTGCGTGCTGGCTGCCTGCCGTCAGGCAGCAACAGAGACTTACGCGTGGTGCGTCTTGCCAAACCACTATCATCTGTTAGTGCGGACCGACGACCTGAAGCGGCTAACTAAGACGCTCGGTCAATTCCATGGCCGTTCATCCTACGAATGGAATCAGGAGGACGGCGCCAGGGGACGAAAGGTCTGGCACCGGGCCTTCGATCGGGCTATCCGTTCGGATCGGCACTTCTGGGCGACGGTCAACTACATACATCACAACCCCGTTCACCACGGCTACGTCGACAAATGGCAGGATTGGATATGGTCGAGCGCGAAGGAATTCCTTGAGCTAGTGGGGAGAGACGAAGCAACACGGATATGGGGTGAGTATCCGTTATTGGACTACGGTAAGAAGTGGGACGTCTAG
- the cas1 gene encoding CRISPR-associated endonuclease Cas1 — protein sequence MSSAQSLSPEQFPARMINEFSYCPRLFYLEYVQQEWDHSADTLEGKFVHRRVDTQSGSAPAAADLEDSVRIHARSIDVGSEKLGAIARIDLLEGESGWVTPVDYKRGSAPDTPERAWEPERVQLCLQGLLLRDNGYNCDEGVIYYAKSQERVPVPFTAELIARTLEMLNEARSTAESGQIPPPLVDSPKCPRCSLVGICLPDEVNLLGPSQLPLPLQEPDSRPEPRVRNLVPARDDKLALYVQGQGHSVGLKGDLLEIRDRKEVVAKARLMQVSQLSLFGNVQLSAQALRELAARDVTILHLSYGGWLSAVTTPPPHKNIELRRRQFQAAGEKNLCLYLAQAFVSGKIRNSRTLLRRNGRELTDNVIHRLAEWRHRAEKAASLEQLLGLEGSAARDYFGNFTRMLKVSDNACATFDFTSRNRRPPRDPVNALLSFMYSMLTKDMVVTLIGAGFDPYLGFFHQPRYGRPALALDLIEEFRPLIADSVVIGLINNGEIRPSDFISRAGSVALKPDGRKRVLEAYERRLDTEVTHPVFGYSVSYRRILEVQARLLGRFLTGEIAGYAPFCTR from the coding sequence ATGTCATCAGCCCAATCCCTCTCACCAGAACAATTCCCCGCTCGAATGATCAACGAGTTCTCATACTGTCCCCGCTTGTTCTATCTCGAATACGTCCAACAGGAGTGGGACCACTCCGCCGACACGCTCGAAGGCAAGTTCGTTCATCGCCGCGTGGACACTCAATCAGGCTCGGCGCCGGCCGCCGCTGATTTGGAGGACTCGGTTCGTATTCACGCGCGCTCGATTGACGTCGGCTCGGAGAAGCTCGGCGCGATTGCTCGGATTGATTTACTTGAAGGCGAGAGTGGATGGGTAACTCCTGTTGACTACAAGCGCGGCTCGGCGCCCGACACACCCGAGCGGGCGTGGGAGCCCGAGCGCGTACAGCTCTGTCTTCAAGGCTTGCTGCTTCGCGACAACGGCTACAACTGTGATGAAGGAGTGATCTACTACGCGAAATCTCAAGAGCGCGTGCCGGTCCCTTTCACCGCTGAGCTGATAGCGCGCACACTGGAGATGCTCAACGAAGCTCGAAGCACGGCGGAGTCGGGGCAGATACCGCCGCCGCTTGTTGATTCGCCAAAGTGCCCGCGCTGCTCACTCGTCGGGATCTGTCTACCAGATGAAGTGAACCTGCTGGGCCCATCTCAACTGCCGCTGCCGCTTCAAGAACCGGATTCTCGACCCGAGCCGCGCGTTCGCAATCTGGTGCCCGCGCGCGACGACAAGCTTGCGCTGTACGTGCAGGGTCAGGGCCACAGCGTAGGCTTGAAGGGTGACCTTCTGGAGATTCGCGACAGGAAAGAAGTGGTGGCCAAGGCGAGGTTGATGCAGGTCTCGCAGCTCAGCCTTTTCGGCAACGTGCAGTTATCCGCGCAGGCGTTGCGCGAACTGGCTGCGCGCGATGTGACGATACTACATCTCTCATATGGCGGATGGCTGTCGGCTGTGACGACCCCGCCGCCTCACAAGAACATCGAGCTGCGACGAAGACAGTTTCAGGCGGCAGGTGAGAAGAATCTCTGCCTGTACCTGGCACAAGCATTCGTGTCGGGTAAGATTCGCAACTCGCGCACCCTGCTTCGCCGCAACGGGCGTGAGCTCACCGACAACGTGATTCATCGCCTCGCTGAATGGCGGCACAGAGCGGAGAAGGCGGCGAGCCTCGAACAGCTTCTCGGGCTGGAGGGCAGCGCGGCGCGTGACTACTTCGGCAACTTCACACGGATGCTCAAGGTGAGCGACAACGCGTGCGCGACGTTCGACTTCACGTCGCGCAACCGGCGCCCGCCGCGCGATCCGGTAAATGCGTTGTTGTCGTTTATGTACTCGATGCTGACTAAAGACATGGTTGTAACGCTTATTGGAGCAGGCTTTGATCCTTACCTCGGTTTCTTCCATCAGCCTCGATACGGGAGACCGGCGTTAGCGCTGGATCTGATCGAAGAGTTTCGTCCTTTGATAGCCGACTCGGTTGTGATAGGGCTGATCAACAACGGCGAGATACGGCCTTCGGACTTCATCTCTCGGGCCGGGTCTGTGGCGCTTAAGCCGGACGGCAGGAAGCGAGTGCTCGAGGCGTACGAGCGAAGGCTTGATACCGAGGTGACGCATCCGGTGTTCGGCTATTCGGTCAGCTATCGGCGAATACTTGAAGTCCAAGCTCGTTTGTTGGGACGTTTTCTGACGGGCGAGATCGCAGGTTACGCTCCGTTCTGTACGAGGTAG
- the cas2 gene encoding CRISPR-associated endonuclease Cas2: MKTRYIVSYDICDPKRLRLVHKTMLGYGEPLQYSVFCCDLSASERILLISDLSPILDHLEDQVMLIDIGPADARGKQSIETIGKRLKTEDLERRTLIV, encoded by the coding sequence ATGAAGACAAGGTATATCGTGAGTTACGACATCTGCGATCCGAAGCGGCTGCGGCTGGTTCACAAGACGATGCTCGGCTACGGAGAACCGCTTCAATACTCGGTGTTTTGCTGTGACCTGTCAGCATCGGAGCGTATACTTCTGATTTCAGACCTCAGCCCCATCTTGGACCACCTTGAGGATCAGGTAATGCTGATAGACATCGGTCCGGCGGATGCACGAGGAAAGCAAAGTATCGAGACGATAGGCAAGCGGTTGAAGACGGAAGATCTCGAACGCCGGACATTGATTGTGTAA
- a CDS encoding LLM class F420-dependent oxidoreductase, translating to MLFGAGIFATDYAIRPDELARELEQRGFESLWLPEHTHIPANRRTPYPAGGDLPKEYWHTHDPFVALTAAAIATTKLRVATGICLIIERDPITTAKEVASLDVLSGGRFVFGIGGGWNAEEMENHGTNYKQRWRVLRERVLAMKEIWTRDEAEFHGEFVNFDKVWSYPKPLQKPHPPILMGGDGPTTFDRVIEFCDGWMPIGFRVGNVSDKIAALRQRAEAAGRDPKSISITIFGANPEPAALEQLESAGVERAIFMLPPAERDTVLPLLDKYASLIG from the coding sequence ATGCTTTTCGGAGCAGGAATATTCGCAACCGATTATGCGATTCGTCCGGACGAACTGGCTCGCGAGCTCGAACAACGCGGGTTCGAATCGCTTTGGCTGCCGGAGCATACGCACATTCCGGCAAACCGCCGCACACCTTATCCCGCGGGCGGAGATCTCCCCAAAGAGTATTGGCACACCCACGACCCGTTTGTCGCGTTGACTGCCGCGGCGATTGCTACAACAAAGCTACGCGTCGCGACGGGCATCTGTCTGATCATCGAGCGCGACCCGATCACAACGGCGAAAGAGGTAGCCAGTCTCGACGTTCTCTCCGGCGGCCGATTTGTCTTCGGCATCGGCGGCGGATGGAACGCCGAAGAGATGGAGAACCATGGCACTAATTACAAGCAGCGATGGCGAGTGCTCCGCGAGCGAGTGCTTGCAATGAAAGAGATCTGGACCAGGGATGAAGCCGAGTTTCACGGCGAGTTTGTCAACTTCGACAAGGTCTGGTCGTATCCAAAACCGCTGCAGAAGCCGCATCCGCCGATACTGATGGGCGGCGACGGTCCTACTACTTTTGACAGGGTGATCGAGTTCTGTGATGGATGGATGCCGATTGGGTTTCGCGTGGGGAATGTTTCGGACAAGATCGCGGCTCTTCGTCAGCGAGCTGAAGCGGCCGGACGCGATCCGAAGTCGATTTCGATAACGATCTTCGGAGCTAATCCCGAGCCCGCTGCCCTCGAACAGTTGGAAAGCGCAGGAGTCGAGCGAGCGATCTTTATGCTTCCGCCCGCCGAGCGCGACACTGTGTTGCCCTTGCTCGATAAGTACGCTTCGTTGATTGGGTGA